The proteins below are encoded in one region of Dioscorea cayenensis subsp. rotundata cultivar TDr96_F1 chromosome 18, TDr96_F1_v2_PseudoChromosome.rev07_lg8_w22 25.fasta, whole genome shotgun sequence:
- the LOC120281862 gene encoding transcription factor MYB20-like gives MGRQPCCDKVGLKKGPWTTEEDKKLISFILTNGHCCWRAVPKLAGLLRCGKSCRLRWTNYLRPDLKRGLLSDSEEKLVIDLHAQLGNRWSKIASQLPGRTDNEIKNHWNTHIKKKLRKMGIDPMTHKPISNTISSSTHDHDQVPQEQAQHERQASSSPEANVQKSKEKCSQCSKSITEDNDTNYNEDRISDEQLCDQSASCFFSTDDVPMIEAHEIIVNPKGSSCSTPSSSYGGMVEENQFQDFDWPETTSFWGVDDFTGLDFNCGDPFNLIQRAVLDQESWMFEAF, from the exons ATGGGAAGGCAACCATGTTGTGACAAGGTGGGGCTGAAGAAGGGGCCATGGACAACAGAGGAAGACAAGAAGTTAATAAGCTTCATCCTCACCAATGGCCATTGTTGTTGGAGAGCTGTACCAAAGCTTGCag GATTACTTAGGTGTGGCAAGAGCTGTAGACTAAGATGGACAAATTATCTCAGGCCTGACCTCAAGAGAGGACTGTTATCAGACTCTGAAGAGAAGCTTGTTATTGACCTCCATGCTCAACTTGGTAACAG GTGGTCCAAGATTGCATCTCAACTTCCTGGAAGAACTGATAATGAGATAAAGAACCATTGGAACACACACATCAAGAAAAAACTAAGGAAAATGGGAATTGATCCCATGACTCACAAGCCAATATCCAATACTATCTCTTCTTCAACTCATGATCATGATCAAGTCCCACAAGAACAAGCACAGCATGAAAGACAAGCAAGTTCTTCACCTGAAGCTAATGTTCAGAAAAGTAAAGAGAAATGCTCACAATGTTCAAAATCAATAACTGAAGATAATGACACTAATTATAATGAAGACAGAATAAGTGATGAACAGTTGTGTGATCAGTCAGCAAGCTGCTTTTTTTCCACTGATGATGTTCCCATGATTGAAGCTCATGAGATCATTGTCAATCCAAAAGGTTCTTCTTGTAGtactccttcttcttcttatggTGGGATGGTTGAGGAAAACCAGTTTCAAGACTTCGATTGGCCTGAAACAACGAGTTTTTGGGGAGTGGATGACTTCACTGGTTTGGACTTCAATTGTGGTGACCCTTTCAATCTGATTCAGAGGGCTGTGTTGGATCAAGAATCATGGATGTTTGAGgctttctga